In the Malania oleifera isolate guangnan ecotype guangnan chromosome 1, ASM2987363v1, whole genome shotgun sequence genome, one interval contains:
- the LOC131144469 gene encoding uncharacterized protein LOC131144469 → MATSPLTHIDNRADWVNKHGLVMWQDLGHSEKAHIRRPKSDHVTLQVVDEIARSSGEQGGPFGTQWCTIEKSTKMNPLAFSRAADLAVAENWMQEMEKVLAVLHCTDEHRVLYATYKLIKEAERWRTNTRLLEEQRLIPVAMTLIQQYAAKFIELSRFDLYIVLDEAKKARKFERGMRRDIYKQVAVLQIHDFSELVDRVTLAEESEQIDVGVLSQRKRPTPTGFQAGSSRGP, encoded by the exons ATGGCGACGTCACCTCTAACACATATTGACAATCGAGCAGATTGGGTTAATAAACATGGATTGGTGATGTGGCAAGATTTGGGCCATTCTGAGAAAGCACATATCAGACGGCCTAAAAGTGACCACGTTACGCTTCAG GTCGTGgatgagattgcacggagctctggggagcagggaggcccgttTGGAACTCAGTGGTGTACCATAGAGAAGTCCACAAaaatgaatcctctagcattttcaAGGGCAGCTGAtcttgcagttgctgagaactggatgcaggagatggagaaagtaCTGGCAGTGCTTCATTGCACCGATGAACatagggtcctctatgccacgtataagttgatAAAAGAGGCTGAGAGATGGAGGACAAATACcagattactggaggagcagaggctcATACCAGTGGCTATGACCTTGA tccagcagtatgcagcaaagTTTATAGAGTTGTCACGATTTGATCTATACATAGTGCTAGATGAAGCTAAAAAGGCTAGGAAGTTTGAAAGAGGTATGAGGCGagatatatataagcaggtggcagTTCTACAGATACATGACTTctctgagttagttgatagagtcACATTAGCAGAGGAGAGTGAGCAGATAGATGTGGGGGTACTgagccagaggaagagacccacgCCTACAGGTTTTCAAGCGGGTTCTAGTCGGGGCCCATAG